From Cucumis melo cultivar AY chromosome 1, USDA_Cmelo_AY_1.0, whole genome shotgun sequence, a single genomic window includes:
- the LOC103495599 gene encoding aconitate hydratase, cytoplasmic, with the protein MASASASALLRASRARLFSPSLCSRAFPSASSPNPSSLSFVSTYRSLSASSAFRSTTRWSHGVGWRSPLSLRAQIRAVAPAIERLHRKFSSMAAENPFKENLTSLPKPGGGEFGKYYSLPSLNDPRIDKLPYSIRILLESAIRNCDNFQVKKEDVEKIIDWENSSPKQVEIPFKPARVLLQDFTGVPAVVDLACMRDAMNKLGSDSNKINPLVPVDLVIDHSVQVDVTRSENAVQANMELEFQRNKERFAFLKWGSNAFQNMLVVPPGSGIVHQVNLEYLGRVVFNTSGLLYPDSVVGTDSHTTMIDGLGVAGWGVGGIEAEAAMLGQPMSMVLPGVVGFKLSGKLRNGVTATDLVLTVTQMLRKHGVVGKFVEFYGDGMEELSLADRATIANMSPEYGATMGFFPVDHVTLQYLKLTGRSDETVSMIEAYLRANKMFVDYNEPQQERVYSSYLQLDLADVEPCISGPKRPHDRVPLKEMKSDWHACLDNKVGFKGFAIPKEAQDKVAKFSFHGQPAELKHGSVVIAAITSCTNTSNPSVMLGAALVAKRACELGLQVKPWVKTSLAPGSGVVTKYLLKSGLQPYLNQQGFHIVGYGCTTCIGNSGDLDESVSAAISENDIVAAAVLSGNRNFEGRVHPLTRANYLASPPLVVAYALAGTVDIDFEKDPIGKGKDGKDVYFRDIWPSTEEIAEVVQSSVLPDMFKSTYESITKGNPMWNQLSVPDGTLYSWDPKSTYIHEPPYFKNMTMDPPGAHGVKDAYCLLNFGDSITTDHISPAGSIHKDSPAAKYLLERGVDRKDFNSYGSRRGNDEVMARGTFANIRLVNKLLNGEVGPKTVHIPTGEKLYVFDAAERYKSAGQDTIVLAGAEYGSGSSRDWAAKGPMLLGVKAVIAKSFERIHRSNLVGMGIIPLCFKAGEDADSLGLTGHERYSIDLPSNISEIRPGQDVTVTTDSGKSFTCTVRFDTEVELAYFNHGGILPYVIRNLIKQ; encoded by the exons ATGGCTTCGGCCTCGGCCTCTGCTCTGCTCAGAGCTTCAAGAGCAAGGTTATTTTCCCCTTCTTTATGCTCCAGAGCCTTTCCCTCTGCTTCTTCTCCCAACCCTTCCTCCctttctttcgtttctacttataGATCTCTTTCTGCTTCCTCTGCCTTTCGATCGACTACTCGCTGGAGCCACGGTGTCGGTTGGCGTTCTCCTCTTAGTCTTCGTGCTCAGATCAGAGCCGTTGCTCCTGCGATTGAACGTCTCCACCGCAAATTCTCTTCCATGG CTGCTGAAAATCCTTTCAAGGAAAATTTAACGAGTCTTCCTAAGCCTGGCGGTGGAGAATTTGGAAAGTATTACAGTCTACCGTCTTTGAATGATCCGAGAATTG ATAAGTTGCCTTACTCCATCAGAATATTACTTGAATCTGCGATTCGGAACTGTGACAATTTCCAAGTGAAAAAGGAAGATGTCGAGAAAATTATTGATTGGGAAAATAGCTCCCCAAAGCAAGTTGAAATTCCTTTCAAACCTGCTCGTGTCCTACTGCAG GATTTTACCGGGGTACCAGCAGTTGTTGATCTTGCTTGTATGCGAGATGCCATGAACAAACTGGGCAGTGATTCCAACAAAATAAATCCCCTG GTTCCTGTAGACCTTGTGATTGATCATTCAGTTCAAGTTGATGTAACTAGATCAGAAAATGCAGTTCAGGCCAATATGGAGCTTGAATTCCAAAGGAACAAGGAAAGATTTGCTTTCCTAAAATGGGGGTCTAATGCATTCCAGAATATGCTGGTTGTTCCTCCTGGGTCTGGTATTGTGCATCAG GTCAATTTGGAATATCTTGGAAGAGTGGTTTTCAACACTAGTGGTCTGCTCTACCCTGATAGTGTTGTTGGAACTGATTCTCACACAACAATGATTGATGGTTTGGGGGTTGCTGGTTGGGGTGTTGGAGGTATCGAGGCAGAAGCTGCAATGCTTGGACAG CCAATGAGCATGGTATTGCCTGGTGTCGTTGGTTTCAAGTTATCTGGAAAATTACGAAATGGGGTCACTGCTACTGACTTGGTTTTGACTGTGACACAAATGTTGAGGAAGCATGGCGTTGTTGGCAAATTTGTTGAGTTCTATG GGGATGGCATGGAGGAACTATCATTAGCTGACCGGGCTACGATTGCAAATATGTCTCCTGAGTATGGTGCAACTATGGGGTTCTTTCCAGTGGATCATGTTACCTTGCAATATCTCAAGTTAACTGGAAGAAGTGATGAAACT GTGTCAATGATCGAAGCTTACCTCCGGGCAAATAAAATGTTTGTTGACTATAATGAG CCCCAACAAGAAAGAGTTTATTCATCTTACCTACAATTAGACCTTGCAGATGTCGAGCCATGCATTTCAGGACCAAAAAG ACCTCATGATCGTGTGCCTTTGAAGGAGATGAAGTCTGATTGGCATGCTTGCCTTGATAACAAAGTAGGGTTTAAG GGATTTGCAATACCAAAAGAAGCACAGGATAAAGTGGCGAAGTTTTCATTTCACGGGCAGCCAGCTGAGCTTAAACATGGTAGCGTTGTTATTGCTGCCATTACAAGTTGTACCAACACGTCAAACCCTAGTGTTATGTTAGGGGCTGCTCTTGTAGCGAAAAGAGCTTGTGAGCTTGGTTTGCAG GTCAAGCCATGGGTGAAAACAAGTCTTGCACCGGGCTCAGGAGTTGTGACAAAATACTTGCTGAAGAG TGGACTACAGCCATATCTAAATCAGCAGGGCTTCCATATAGTTGGCTATGGCTGTACAACCTGTATTGGGAATTCTGGGGACTTGGATGAATCAGTATCTGCTGCTATATCTGAGAACG ATATTGTTGCAGCTGCTGTGCTCTCTGGAAACCGGAATTTTGAGGGTCGTGTTCATCCACTGACCAGAGCAAACTACCTTGCTTCACCTCCCTTGGTGGTAGCTTATGCCTTAGCTGGCACG GTTGATATCGACTTTGAGAAGGATCCAATTGGAAAAGGGAAGGATGGAAAGGATGTCTATTTCAGGGATATCTGGCCTTCTACAGAGGAAATAGCCGAG GTTGTTCAATCTAGTGTATTGCCCGACATGTTCAAAAGTACTTATGAATCAATTACAAAAGGAAACCCAATGTGGAACCAACTTTCAGTACCTGATGGCACCCTGTACTCGTGGGACCCCAAGTCCACCTATATTCATGAACCACCCTACTTCAAGAATATGACCATGGACCCTCCAGGAGCACATGGCGTTAAGGATGCTTACTGCCTCTTGAACTTTGGAGATAGCATCACTACAGATCACATTTCCCCTGCAGGAAGCATCCACAAGGACAGCCCTGCAGCAAAATACCTTCTTGAGCGTGGAGTGGACCGCAAGGATTTTAATTCTTATGGAAGTAGGCGAGGCAATGATGAGGTGATGGCAAGGGGTACTTTTGCCAACATCCGTCTTGTTAACAAGCTTCTAAATGGTGAAGTAGGCCCCAAGACCGTTCATATTCCCACTGGAGAGAAACTTTATGTCTTCGATGCAGCAGAA AGATACAAGTCAGCTGGTCAAGACACCATTGTGCTGGCTGGAGCTGAGTATGGAAGTGGAAGCTCTCGGGATTGGGCTGCCAAGGGCCCAATGTTGTTG GGCGTTAAAGCTGTTATTGCAAAAAGCTTTGAGAGAATTCATCGTAGTAACTTGGTGGGAATGGGTATCATTCCACTGTGTTTCAAGGCGGGTGAGGATGCCGATTCACTCGGATTGACTGGTCATGAGCGTTACTCAATTGACCTCCCAAGCAACATCAGCGAGATAAGGCCTGGCCAAGACGTGACTGTCACCACTGATTCTGGCAAATCTTTCACCTGTACGGTGCGCTTCGACACTGAG GTGGAGCTGGCCTATTTCAACCACGGAGGTATCCTTCCATACGTTATTCGAAATCTCATTAAGCAATGA
- the LOC103495697 gene encoding protein DETOXIFICATION 40-like → MEGNDILESLVEKAAAKHEAVSGELENILSNTELGYVIRIRRAAWIELKLLSKLAAPAVFVYMINNFMSMSTRIYSGHLGNLQLAAASLGNNGVQIFAYGLMLGMGSAVETLCGQAYGAGKYEMLGIYLQRSTILLTMVAFLVTFLYIFSKPILLFLGESPEIASSAAIFVYGLIPQIFAYAINFPIQKFLQSQSVVLPSAYISAATLVVHLSLSWVAAYKLGLGLFGASSVLSLSWWIIVTAQFVYILKSERFKLTWRGFSSAAFSGLPEFFKLSASSAIMLCLETWYFQILVLVAGLLENPELALNSLSICTTINGLAFMISVGFNAAASVRVGNELGHKHPKSAAFSVVVVMVISTTISIMVACTVLAFRNVISYVFTEGATVAAAVSDLCPFLAITLVLNGVQPVLSGVAVGCGWQSFVACVNVCCYYLVGLPLGVLLGFYFKLGAKGIWLGMLSGATIQSCILLWVTFRTDWNKEVDEAMKKINKWNDINKTVKNIKIEAVK, encoded by the exons ATGGAGGGTAATGATATTTTGGAGAGCTTGGTGGAGAAGGCAGCGGCGAAGCATGAGGCTGTAAGCGGGGAGCTGGAGAACATATTATCCAACACTGAATTGGGTTACGTAATTCGAATCCGGCGAGCCGCTTGGATTGAGCTGAAGCTGTTGAGTAAGCTCGCGGCTCCGGCGGTGTTCGTGTATATGATTAACAACTTTATGTCTATGTCCACTCGAATCTACTCCGGCCACCTTGGTAACCTTCAACTTGCCGCCGCCTCTCTCGGCAACAATGGAGTTCAAATTTTTGCTTACGGTCTCatg CTAGGGATGGGGAGTGCGGTGGAGACGTTATGCGGGCAAGCCTACGGGGCGGGAAAATATGAAATGTTAGGAATATACTTACAAAGATCAACGATCTTACTAACAATGGTAGCTTTTCTCGTAACTTTTCTCTACATATTCTCAAAACCCATCTTATTATTCTTAGGAGAATCCCCAGAAATAGCTTCCTCCGCCGCCATTTTCGTGTACGGATTAATCCCACAAATCTTCGCCTACGCCATTAACTTTCCAATACAGAAATTCCTTCAATCCCAAAGCGTAGTTCTTCCAAGTGCTTACATTTCCGCCGCCACGTTGGTGGTTCATTTGTCGCTCAGTTGGGTTGCGGCTTATAAACTTGGGCTGGGCCTTTTCGGGGCCTCCTCGGTTTTGAGCCTCTCCTGGTGGATCATTGTGACGGCACAATTTGTTTACATTTTGAAAAGCGAAAGGTTCAAGCTGACTTGGAGAGGGTTTAGTTCGGCGGCGTTTTCAGGGCTGCCGGAGTTTTTTAAGTTGTCTGCGTCGTCGGCGATTATGCTTTGTTTGGAAACTTGGTATTTTCAGATTTTGGTTTTGGTTGCTGGGTTGCTTGAAAATCCTGAATTGGCTCTCAATTCTCTGTCCATATG TACTACAATAAATGGACTGGCTTTCATGATTTCCGTGGGATTCAATGCAGCTGCTAG TGTGAGAGTTGGAAACGAACTAGGACACAAGCATCCAAAATCAGCAGCATTTTCAGTAGTTGTGGTCATGGTAATTTCCACCACCATTTCTATAATGGTCGCCTGCACAGTCCTTGCTTTTCGAAATGTCATTAGCTACGTCTTCACCGAAGGTGCTACGGTCGCGGCTGCAGTTTCAGATCTTTGCCCTTTTCTAGCTATCACTCTTGTCCTCAATGGAGTTCAACCTGTTTTATCAG GTGTGGCTGTGGGATGTGGATGGCAATCTTTTGTTGCGTGCGTGAATGTTTGCTGCTATTACTTGGTTGGATTGCCTTTGGGTGTTCTCTTAGGCTTCTACTTCAAACTTGGTGCCAag gGCATATGGTTAGGGATGCTTAGTGGTGCGACAATTCAATCATGCATTTTGTTGTGGGTCACGTTTCGAACGGATTGGAATAAAGAg GTAGATGAAGCgatgaaaaagataaataaatggAATGACATAAATAAAACAGTAAAGAATATAAAAATTGAAGCAGTAAAGTGA
- the LOC103495593 gene encoding protein DETOXIFICATION 40-like produces the protein MGSKSPDDILQPLIPPTTTEPPLLSNKHESSDELEAILSDTHLPLLQRYTKATWIEMKLMFYLAAPAIFVYMVNYLMSMSTQIFSGHLGNLELAASSLGNNGIQIFAYGLMLGMGSAVETLCGQAYGAEKYDMLGIYLQRSSILLTLTGLVLTLVYIFCKPILIFLGESKEIASAAEVFVYGLIPQIFAYAINFPIQKFLQAQSIVLPSAYISAGTLLVHVVLSWVVAYNMGLGLLGVSLVLSLSWWVIVIGQFVYIVKSDKCKETWRGFSAKAFSGLPEFFKLSLASAVMLCLETWYFQILVLLAGLLENPELALDSLAICTSICGWVFMISVGFNAAASVRVSNELGSRHPKSAAFSVVVVTVVAFIISFLCAVIVLALRSVISYTFTDGPVVAAAVSDLCPLLALTILLNGIQPVLSGVAVGCGWQAFVAYVNVGCYYVVGIPLGALLGFYFKLGAKGIWVGMIGGTFMQTVILIWVTYRTDWNKEVEESMKRLNKWDDKQEITLKD, from the exons ATGGGATCTAAATCTCCTGACGATATTCTTCAACCTTTGATACCACCGACGACGACCGAACCGCCGTTGTTATCGAACAAGCATGAATCTAGCGACGAACTGGAAGCCATATTATCCGACACTCACCTTCCCCTCCTCCAACGTTACACAAAAGCTACTTGGATCGAAATGAAACTCATGTTCTACTTAGCAGCTCCGGCCATTTTCGTTTACATGGTTAATTACCTCATGTCCATGTCCACTCAAATCTTTTCTGGCCACCTCGGTAACCTCGAACTCGCCGCTTCTTCTCTCGGCAACAATGGCATTCAAATATTCGCCTACGGCCTCATG TTAGGGATGGGAAGTGCGGTGGAAACTCTATGCGGGCAAGCATATGGAGCAGAGAAATACGATATGCTTGGGATTTATTTACAGAGATCGTCCATATTATTAACTCTAACAGGGCTTGTATTAACACTTGTTTACATATTCTGCAAACCCATCTTGATATTTTTAGGAGAATCGAAGGAAATAGCTTCTGCAGCGGAAGTATTCGTGTATGGATTGATACCTCAAATCTTCGCATACGCAATAAACTTCCCAATACAGAAATTTCTTCAGGCACAGAGCATAGTGTTACCTAGTGCTTACATATCGGCGGGGACGCTGTTGGTGCACGTGGTGTTGAGTTGGGTAGTTGCTTACAATATGGGGCTGGGTTTGCTCGGAGTTTCATTGGTTTTGAGCTTATCATGGTGGGTAATAGTGATAGGTCAATTTGTGTATATAGTTAAGAGTGATAAATGTAAAGAAACATGGAGAGGATTCAGTGCAAAGGCGTTTTCGGGGTTGCCGGAATTCTTCAAGTTATCGTTGGCGTCGGCGGTGATGCTGTGTTTGGAGACTTGGTATTTTCAGATTCTGGTATTGCTTGCTGGATTGCTCGAGAATCCTGAGCTTGCTCTCGACTCCCTTGCCATTTG CACATCCATATGTGGATGGGTTTTCATGATTTCAGTTGGCTTCAATGCTGCCGCAAG CGTGAGAGTGAGCAACGAACTTGGAAGTAGGCATCCAAAATCAGCAGCATTTTCTGTTGTGGTGGTGACTGTTGTTGCATTCATCATCTCTTTCCTTTGTGCTGTAATTGTACTTGCACTTCGCAGTGTCATTAGCTATACCTTCACAGACGGCCCCGTCGTGGCTGCTGCAGTCTCTGATCTTTGCCCACTTCTTGCTCTCACCATTCTCCTCAACGGAATCCAACCTGTCTTATCTG GCGTTGCGGTTGGGTGTGGTTGGCAAGCTTTTGTTGCCTATGTAAACGTCGGTTGCTATTATGTCGTCGGAATTCCCTTGGGTGCCCTCCTTGGTTTCTATTTCAAACTCGGTGCTAAG GGTATCTGGGTGGGAATGATTGGTGGAACTTTTATGCAAACAGTCATTTTGATATGGGTCACATATCGAACAGATTGGAACAAAGAG GTGGAAGAATCAATGAAGAGATTAAACAAGTGGGATGACAAACAAGAAATTACTTTGAAGGATTAA
- the LOC103495594 gene encoding protein DETOXIFICATION 40-like, whose translation MEGNDILEPLVEKAAAKHEAVSGELENILSDTELGYVVRIRRAAWIELKLLSKLAAPAVFVYMINNFMSMSTRIFSGHLGNLQLAAASLGNNGVQIFAYGLMLGMGSAVETLCGQAYGAGKYEMLGIYLQRSTILLTMVAFLLTLLYIFSKPILLFLGESPEIASSAAIFVYGLIPQIFAYAINFPIQKFLQSQSVVLPSAYISAATLVVHLSLSWVAAYKLGLGLFGASSVLSLSWWIIVTAQFVYILKSERFKLTWRGFSSAAFSGLPEFFKLSAASAIMLCLETWYFQILVLVAGLLENPELALNSLSICTTVNGFAFMISVGFNAAASVRVGNELGHKHPKSAAFSVVVVMVISTTISIMVACTVLAFRNVISYVFTEGATVAAAVSDLCPFLAITLVLNGIQPVLSGVAVGCGWQSFVACVNVCCYYLVGLPLGVLLGFYFKLGAKGIWLGMLSGTAIQTCILSWVTFRTDWNKEVDEAVKRLNKWNDTDDKTVKNIKIEALK comes from the exons ATGGAGGGTAATGATATTTTGGAGCCGTTGGTGGAGAAGGCAGCGGCAAAGCATGAGGCCGTAAGCGGGGAGCTGGAGAACATATTATCCGACACAGAATTGGGTTACGTGGTTCGAATCCGGCGAGCCGCTTGGATTGAGCTGAAGCTGTTGAGTAAGCTCGCGGCTCCGGCGGTGTTTGTGTATATGATTAACAACTTTATGTCTATGTCCACTCGCATCTTCTCCGGCCACCTTGGTAACCTTCAACTTGCCGCCGCCTCTCTCGGCAACAATGGAGTTCAAATTTTTGCTTACGGTCTCATg CTAGGGATGGGGAGTGCGGTGGAAACGTTATGCGGGCAAGCCTACGGGGCAGGAAAATATGAAATGTTAGGAATATACTTACAAAGATCAACAATCTTACTAACGATGGTAGCTTTTCTCTTAACTCTTCTCTACATATTCTCAAAACCCATCTTATTATTTTTAGGAGAATCCCCAGAAATAGCTTCCTCCGCCGCCATTTTCGTGTACGGATTAATCCCACAAATCTTCGCCTACGCCATTAACTTTCCAATACAGAAATTCCTTCAATCCCAAAGCGTAGTTCTTCCAAGTGCTTACATTTCCGCCGCCACGTTGGTGGTTCATTTGTCGCTCAGTTGGGTTGCGGCGTATAAACTTGGGCTGGGCCTTTTCGGGGCCTCCTCGGTTTTGAGCCTCTCCTGGTGGATCATTGTGACGGCACAATTTGTTTACATTTTGAAAAGCGAAAGGTTCAAGCTGACTTGGAGAGGGTTTAGTTCGGCCGCGTTTTCAGGGCTGCCGGAGTTTTTTAAGCTGTCTGCGGCATCGGCGATTATGCTTTGTTTGGAAACTTGGTATTTTCAGATTTTGGTTTTGGTTGCTGGATTGCTTGAAAATCCTGAATTGGCTCTCAATTCTCTCTCCATATG CACAACGGTTAATGGATTTGCTTTCATGATTTCTGTGGGATTCAATGCAGCTGCTAG TGTGAGAGTTGGAAACGAACTAGGACACAAGCATCCAAAATCAGCAGCATTTTCAGTAGTTGTGGTCATGGTAATTTCCACCACCATTTCTATAATGGTCGCCTGCACAGTCCTTGCTTTTCGAAATGTCATTAGCTACGTCTTCACCGAAGGTGCTACGGTCGCGGCTGCAGTTTCAGATCTTTGCCCTTTTCTAGCTATCACTCTTGTCCTCAATGGAATTCAACCTGTTTTATCAG GTGTGGCTGTGGGATGTGGATGGCAATCTTTTGTTGCGTGCGTGAATGTTTGCTGCTATTACTTGGTTGGATTGCCTTTGGGTGTTCTCTTAGGCTTCTACTTCAAACTTGGTGCCAag GGCATATGGTTAGGGATGCTTAGCGGCACAGCAATTCAAACATGCATTTTGTCGTGGGTCACATTTCGAACAGATTGGAATAAAGAg GTAGATGAAGCGGTGAAAAGATTGAATAAATGGAATGACACAGATGATAAAACAGTGAAGAATATAAAGATTGAAGCATTAAAGTGA